Proteins encoded within one genomic window of Amycolatopsis nigrescens CSC17Ta-90:
- a CDS encoding PPOX class F420-dependent oxidoreductase has protein sequence MTASDELFEFWSEWHLSTLTTLRPGGSPHVVPVGVTVDEEFGVARVICSRGSVKARNVRAAGEPGAPVAVSQVDRGRWSTLEGTAVLREDEESVRDAENRYAKRYGRQPRPNPERVVIEISLHRRLGMS, from the coding sequence ATGACCGCGAGTGACGAGCTTTTCGAGTTCTGGAGCGAATGGCATCTGAGCACCCTGACCACCCTGCGGCCGGGCGGGTCGCCGCATGTGGTGCCGGTCGGGGTCACCGTCGACGAGGAGTTCGGCGTGGCGCGGGTGATCTGCTCGCGGGGCAGCGTCAAGGCGCGCAACGTGCGTGCCGCGGGTGAACCGGGCGCGCCGGTCGCGGTGAGCCAGGTAGATCGCGGCCGGTGGTCGACCCTGGAGGGCACCGCGGTGCTGCGCGAGGACGAGGAGTCCGTGCGGGACGCGGAGAACCGCTACGCCAAGCGGTACGGCCGTCAGCCCCGCCCGAACCCGGAACGCGTCGTGATCGAGATCTCGCTGCACCGCCGCCTCGGCATGAGCTGA